In Treponema denticola, one genomic interval encodes:
- a CDS encoding M23 family metallopeptidase gives MKKNIYKFFFFVLLFNSYAFEWPVEIPSLSRLFGQRDSNGKVFSQSVVFTDADIVRAAGHGKHLISIEEKNGSGFFPSTLGNALIFIDDEGLQTIYGNLKDTNVFTSREATESGSIIGHTGNSAWTEENSLIFQVVDVRNNVLINPLLFMPEIEEKILPQIQNTVLVSADNQQINLENIKKIKQGSYDIYSSVYDFIEKDGPSLAPFRITVSINGMNIADLPFEVLSSDGKYLYIKDKKTSLSLLYQKDGGIHLGKINLPSGKIELIITAFDKSGNEKSASFIFQVE, from the coding sequence ATGAAAAAAAATATATATAAATTTTTCTTTTTTGTGCTGCTTTTTAATTCTTACGCTTTTGAGTGGCCCGTCGAAATTCCATCTCTTTCGCGCTTATTCGGTCAAAGAGACAGCAATGGTAAAGTATTTTCTCAGTCTGTAGTATTTACTGATGCGGATATTGTTAGGGCGGCGGGTCATGGTAAACACTTAATAAGTATTGAAGAAAAAAACGGTTCCGGATTTTTTCCCAGTACTTTGGGAAATGCCCTTATCTTTATAGATGATGAAGGACTTCAAACTATTTATGGAAATCTTAAAGATACAAATGTTTTTACCTCAAGAGAAGCAACCGAATCAGGCTCAATAATCGGGCATACCGGAAATTCGGCATGGACGGAAGAAAACTCTTTAATTTTTCAGGTTGTGGATGTCCGCAATAATGTTTTAATAAACCCCCTTTTGTTTATGCCTGAGATCGAAGAAAAAATATTGCCTCAAATTCAAAATACGGTTTTAGTAAGTGCCGATAATCAGCAGATAAATTTGGAAAATATAAAAAAAATAAAACAAGGTTCCTATGATATTTATTCTTCGGTTTATGATTTTATAGAAAAAGACGGTCCCAGCCTTGCACCTTTTCGGATTACGGTTTCTATAAATGGAATGAACATAGCCGATCTTCCATTTGAAGTTTTAAGTTCCGACGGAAAATATCTTTATATAAAAGATAAAAAGACCTCTCTATCCCTTTTATATCAAAAAGACGGAGGTATACATTTAGGAAAAATAAATTTGCCTTCAGGAAAGATTGAGCTTATAATTACCGCCTTTGATAAGAGCGGAAACGAAAAAAGTGCTTCTTTTATTTTTCAGGTAGAGTAG
- a CDS encoding sugar phosphate isomerase/epimerase family protein — protein sequence MKNKLIKAIRTIADFDLNLFNELNLGLELQDFTEPCLTDSEIYSLLNEYEKKLPYLKGMKSMHGSFIDLNIASFNRDIAAYSRKMYKRDLFFAKLLNLDFIIFHTQIMPWFKEDFKFDLFLKSNAEFFNEAVENSGFKGCVVLENVCEKDSRLTAKLIEAVALPQVKLNLDWGHALVSGEKIESWFSNNQKHIAYMHLHSNDGKSDLHNPVSKEDFIKLSNLLEKYGLNCPICLEYWDIDIKKEMERMALF from the coding sequence ATGAAAAATAAGCTGATTAAGGCCATTCGAACAATCGCTGATTTTGATCTTAATCTTTTTAATGAGCTTAATTTAGGACTTGAACTTCAAGATTTTACCGAGCCATGTTTAACCGACTCGGAGATATACTCCCTTTTAAACGAATACGAAAAAAAACTGCCCTATTTAAAAGGAATGAAATCCATGCACGGCAGCTTTATCGATTTAAATATAGCTTCTTTTAATAGGGACATAGCCGCTTACAGCAGAAAAATGTACAAGAGGGATTTATTTTTTGCAAAGCTCTTGAACCTTGATTTTATAATTTTTCATACCCAGATTATGCCTTGGTTTAAAGAAGATTTTAAATTCGATTTGTTCTTAAAAAGCAATGCGGAATTTTTTAACGAGGCCGTAGAAAATTCGGGCTTTAAGGGCTGTGTGGTTTTAGAAAACGTCTGCGAAAAGGACAGCCGCCTCACTGCAAAACTTATAGAAGCCGTCGCCCTGCCTCAGGTAAAATTAAACCTCGATTGGGGACATGCCCTAGTTTCAGGCGAAAAAATCGAAAGCTGGTTTTCCAATAATCAAAAACACATAGCCTACATGCATCTCCATTCCAATGACGGAAAAAGCGATCTACACAACCCCGTTTCAAAGGAAGACTTTATAAAGCTGTCTAATCTGTTAGAAAAATACGGGCTCAACTGTCCTATCTGTTTGGAATATTGGGACATCGATATAAAAAAAGAGATGGAAAGGATGGCCTTATTTTAA